A section of the Acidobacteriota bacterium genome encodes:
- a CDS encoding FtsX-like permease family protein, with protein IGVSEDYRTIVGVVSDAKDYGVAEDVPHVVFNPFSQMTLGGALFVRTDQPDTVTRPIINEIRKLDAQQPVVDIATLAQIRSESISPQRLNATLVGAFAILALSVAAVGVAGVLAFGVSQRTRELGIRAALGADRALLVRTVLKEGGLLALLGLVLGLTASLLFTELIAGLLHDVTPTDVWTLGVVALLLTAVALLASALPAWRASNIDPVQALREE; from the coding sequence ATCGGGGTCAGCGAGGACTACCGCACCATCGTGGGCGTCGTGTCCGACGCCAAGGACTATGGGGTGGCCGAGGACGTCCCGCATGTCGTCTTCAATCCCTTCAGCCAGATGACCCTGGGAGGCGCGCTCTTCGTCCGCACCGACCAGCCTGACACCGTCACTCGGCCCATTATCAACGAGATTCGAAAGCTCGATGCCCAGCAGCCTGTGGTCGACATCGCCACCCTTGCCCAGATCCGTTCGGAATCGATCTCGCCCCAGCGGTTGAACGCCACCCTGGTGGGCGCCTTCGCCATCCTGGCTCTCAGCGTGGCGGCGGTGGGCGTTGCCGGTGTGCTGGCTTTCGGCGTCAGCCAGCGGACGCGCGAGCTGGGCATCCGCGCGGCCTTGGGGGCCGATCGGGCGCTGCTGGTGCGGACCGTCCTCAAGGAGGGCGGGCTGCTGGCGCTGCTCGGACTCGTCCTGGGACTCACGGCGTCGCTCCTCTTCACCGAACTGATCGCCGGACTGCTCCACGACGTGACGCCCACCGACGTGTGGACGCTGGGCGTGGTGGCCCTGCTGCTGACGGCGGTAGCGCTTCTGGCGTCCGCGCTGCCGGCCTGGCGGGCTTCCAATATCGATCCGGTGCAGGCGCTGAGGGAGGAATGA
- a CDS encoding PQQ-binding-like beta-propeller repeat protein: MSESTLQKPLRLWPGVVLVVVQWLAWLVVPMFASRGEFKMYGVMVALLAGPLVLLWWVAFSRARWFERLGAVVLVVAAMAAALRLVHPSVAEGNLGFQYFIYAIPVASLAFVTWAALSRHFPAGFRQASMVAVILISCGVWVLLRSEGLGGGGFPEFSWRWSETPEDRLLAHEDDQFAPPPPAPAAAEEVESTGFRGPDRDGVVRGLRIGTDWSVSPPAELWRRPVGPGVSSFAVGDGLLYTQEQRGGDEVVSCYKVASGEPVWRHRDTARFWDSHVGAGPRATPALADGRVYTLGATGIMNALDARSGALVWSRDAASDTGGGVPYFGYVNSPLVVDDVVIVNARKLVAYDMATGDPRWFGPDKGVSYSSPHLLRLGGVPQVLMLRPGRITSVAPGDGSLLWKYRLAGDMTSVLQPALIEDGDFLISTMVDSSAVPDGTRRITVDHGPGGWTVEERWMSNRLKPSFSQIVVHEGHAYGFDGRILACIGLDQGRRKWKGGRYGAGQLLLLPEQDLLLVLSEGGEIALVAASPDRFTELSRIPAIEGKTWSQPSLTGDILLVRNGQEMAAFRLPPELNRVGR, from the coding sequence ATGAGCGAATCGACTCTTCAGAAACCGCTCCGGCTGTGGCCCGGCGTGGTCCTCGTAGTCGTGCAATGGCTGGCTTGGCTCGTCGTCCCCATGTTCGCCTCCCGGGGCGAGTTCAAGATGTACGGCGTGATGGTGGCGCTGCTTGCCGGTCCGCTGGTCCTGCTCTGGTGGGTGGCCTTCAGCCGGGCACGCTGGTTTGAGCGCTTGGGCGCCGTGGTCCTGGTGGTGGCGGCCATGGCGGCGGCGCTGCGCCTGGTCCACCCCTCGGTTGCAGAGGGGAACCTGGGATTTCAGTACTTCATCTACGCCATTCCCGTGGCCAGCCTCGCTTTCGTGACCTGGGCGGCACTCAGCCGTCATTTCCCGGCGGGATTTCGGCAGGCCTCCATGGTCGCCGTCATCCTCATCTCCTGTGGAGTTTGGGTGCTCTTGCGCAGCGAGGGACTGGGCGGCGGCGGCTTTCCCGAGTTCTCCTGGCGCTGGTCAGAAACTCCCGAGGACCGGCTGCTGGCCCACGAAGACGACCAGTTTGCGCCGCCGCCGCCTGCGCCGGCCGCCGCCGAGGAGGTCGAGTCCACGGGCTTTCGCGGTCCGGACCGCGACGGGGTGGTGCGCGGACTTCGTATCGGGACCGACTGGTCCGTTTCGCCTCCCGCCGAGCTGTGGCGGCGGCCGGTGGGGCCGGGCGTGTCGTCCTTCGCCGTCGGGGACGGACTGCTCTACACCCAGGAGCAGCGGGGCGGCGACGAGGTGGTTTCCTGCTACAAGGTGGCTAGCGGAGAGCCGGTGTGGCGCCACCGCGACACGGCCCGCTTCTGGGACTCGCATGTCGGCGCCGGCCCGCGGGCCACTCCGGCACTGGCTGACGGCCGTGTGTACACGCTGGGCGCCACCGGCATCATGAACGCGCTGGACGCCCGCAGCGGAGCCCTGGTCTGGTCTCGCGACGCGGCTTCCGACACCGGCGGAGGGGTCCCCTACTTTGGCTACGTGAACTCGCCCTTGGTCGTCGATGACGTGGTGATCGTCAACGCCCGCAAACTCGTCGCCTACGACATGGCCACCGGCGACCCGCGCTGGTTCGGCCCGGACAAGGGCGTCAGCTACAGCTCACCTCACCTGTTGAGGCTTGGGGGAGTTCCGCAGGTCCTGATGCTGCGGCCGGGCAGGATCACGAGCGTCGCGCCAGGGGACGGCTCGCTCCTCTGGAAGTATCGGCTGGCGGGCGATATGACCAGCGTCCTCCAGCCGGCTCTGATTGAAGACGGCGATTTCCTCATCAGCACCATGGTCGACAGCTCCGCCGTTCCCGACGGCACGCGCCGCATCACGGTCGACCACGGACCCGGAGGATGGACTGTCGAAGAGCGCTGGATGTCGAACAGGCTCAAGCCCTCCTTCAGCCAGATCGTCGTGCACGAAGGCCATGCCTACGGCTTCGACGGCCGCATCCTGGCCTGCATCGGACTCGACCAGGGCCGGCGCAAGTGGAAGGGCGGACGCTACGGTGCCGGCCAGCTCTTGCTGCTGCCCGAGCAGGACCTGCTGCTGGTGCTCTCGGAAGGAGGAGAGATCGCCCTGGTGGCGGCCTCGCCCGACCGCTTCACCGAACTGTCCCGCATCCCCGCCATCGAGGGCAAGACCTGGAGCCAGCCGAGTCTGACCGGCGACATCCTGCTGGTCCGCAACGGCCAAGAAATGGCCGCCTTCCGCCTGCCCCCGGAGCTCAACCGAGTCGGCCGCTAG